A genomic stretch from Sulfobacillus thermosulfidooxidans includes:
- a CDS encoding SLC13 family permease translates to MQSLIVLGIFLLAMALLASNRVRIDLIGLIVLLSLGLTRSLPLSILFSGFSSEAVILIAGMLALGEGLVASGVTDWLARFLQRIGGSGEKRLSTVLMITAAFPSAFISDVGLVGMFIPVVKTLHQRIQVPVQKLLMPLAVAATLGGLLTMVGSAGNIVGNQALKTAGYAPISIFGITPLGLALLLVGIGFMVTLGRFLIPQRSETPLIDNADSLREYMSEVKVLADSPLIGKTLDTIKVFTEKGLTVTRIVRNGRVMPAHSQSRLQADDILLVLGDVDRLLNSDDQKWGMVLAADPPADSQEPSEVVVAELLLGHRAPWVGRTVIQLHLRHRYGITVLGLYRDGELVYQRLTDIRLRVGDILLVQGSPENLAALQNLHGIISLNEPIQRVPTRRYGLWLAPTILLGSLLLAALNIIDIKLAIVLGIVLMAITGILQISDAYRAIEWRIVVFVAGMIPLGTALIRTGITQKMVSALIMVNHMLGNHPTWMIAMLFMIAAILTQVLSNIATVLVLAPVAAQLARPLHVLPDPFVMAVMVAVSASPLTPLANKVDLLIMGPGGFKYGDFLRLGIPLTVLFAAVATWLIPIFFPF, encoded by the coding sequence GTGCAATCACTTATTGTCTTAGGAATTTTTCTCTTGGCTATGGCGTTACTCGCGTCCAATCGTGTGCGCATTGATTTGATTGGACTGATCGTGTTATTAAGCCTTGGGCTCACTCGCAGTTTACCGCTTTCCATCCTATTTTCCGGGTTTTCATCGGAGGCGGTGATTTTGATTGCAGGGATGTTGGCACTTGGCGAAGGCCTTGTGGCATCGGGCGTTACAGATTGGCTCGCGCGATTTTTGCAGCGCATAGGCGGGTCAGGAGAAAAACGACTTTCCACGGTATTAATGATTACCGCAGCATTCCCCTCGGCTTTTATCAGCGATGTAGGGCTCGTGGGTATGTTCATACCGGTTGTTAAAACATTACATCAGCGGATTCAGGTTCCTGTACAAAAGCTGTTAATGCCGCTGGCGGTGGCGGCCACATTGGGCGGGCTGCTGACAATGGTCGGCAGTGCGGGCAATATTGTTGGCAATCAAGCATTAAAGACCGCGGGTTATGCGCCTATTAGTATATTTGGGATTACCCCATTAGGTTTGGCTTTATTGCTGGTTGGTATTGGCTTTATGGTGACTCTCGGCCGCTTTTTGATTCCTCAACGATCCGAGACTCCTTTAATTGATAATGCAGATTCTCTGCGCGAATACATGTCAGAAGTTAAGGTGTTAGCGGATTCGCCTCTTATTGGCAAAACTTTGGATACGATTAAAGTATTTACCGAAAAAGGGCTAACTGTGACGCGGATTGTTAGAAATGGCCGGGTTATGCCGGCGCACAGTCAAAGCCGTTTGCAAGCCGACGATATTTTATTGGTTTTGGGAGATGTTGATCGCTTATTAAATTCTGACGACCAAAAATGGGGTATGGTTCTAGCCGCGGATCCTCCCGCCGACTCCCAGGAGCCCAGTGAGGTAGTTGTGGCGGAATTGCTCTTGGGTCATCGCGCTCCTTGGGTCGGACGCACTGTCATCCAGTTGCATTTGCGACACCGGTATGGCATTACAGTATTGGGGCTTTATCGCGATGGAGAGTTAGTGTATCAACGCCTCACCGATATCCGTTTACGGGTGGGTGACATTTTGCTTGTCCAAGGAAGTCCAGAAAATCTCGCAGCCTTACAAAATCTTCATGGCATTATTTCGCTAAACGAGCCGATTCAACGGGTGCCTACCAGGCGTTACGGGTTGTGGTTAGCACCCACGATTTTATTGGGCTCTTTATTACTTGCAGCCTTAAACATTATCGATATTAAGTTGGCTATCGTTTTAGGAATTGTGTTGATGGCCATCACGGGAATTTTGCAAATTTCAGACGCTTACCGAGCGATTGAATGGCGTATTGTGGTTTTTGTGGCGGGAATGATTCCGCTAGGAACCGCATTGATTCGAACAGGTATCACACAAAAGATGGTATCTGCTTTAATCATGGTGAATCACATGTTAGGTAATCATCCTACCTGGATGATCGCGATGTTGTTTATGATTGCCGCCATTTTGACGCAAGTCTTATCGAACATTGCCACCGTCTTGGTTTTGGCGCCTGTCGCTGCCCAATTGGCTCGACCCTTACATGTGCTTCCAGATCCCTTCGTGATGGCGGTGATGGTGGCGGTTTCAGCCTCTCCGTTAACGCCATTGGCCAACAAGGTGGACCTTTTAATCATGGGACCGGGAGGATTTAAATACGGTGATTTTCTCCGCTTGGGTATTCCCTTAACCGTGCTGTTTGCAGCTGTCGCCACCTGGCTAATTCCAATATTCTTTCCGTTTTAA
- a CDS encoding DsrE family protein, protein MSSDVKKYLYILTTGPEVAYRAASPFFLATTAALMDHDVSMVFTIRATALLKRGVAEELTVKEGGDGARLQFFIDQARDAGVKFYVCAPSLDLNDCTLEDLIETEGVVGGSAVNEMALESDVVITF, encoded by the coding sequence ATGTCATCAGACGTGAAGAAATATCTTTACATCCTAACTACGGGACCCGAAGTCGCTTACCGTGCCGCTTCCCCGTTCTTTTTAGCAACAACTGCCGCTTTGATGGATCATGATGTGTCGATGGTCTTTACCATTCGAGCGACGGCTCTTTTAAAGCGCGGAGTCGCCGAAGAGTTAACGGTCAAAGAAGGTGGTGATGGGGCGCGGCTACAGTTTTTCATTGATCAAGCTCGCGATGCTGGGGTGAAATTTTATGTGTGTGCTCCCAGTTTGGACTTAAATGATTGTACCTTGGAGGATTTGATTGAAACAGAAGGTGTGGTTGGCGGCAGTGCTGTAAATGAAATGGCGCTGGAATCTGATGTGGTGATTACCTTTTAG
- the proB gene encoding glutamate 5-kinase: MVKIGTSSLCGDDGRLMDERVENLARQIAWTRRQHHELIVVSSGAVGAGIGHTGKRPTNVIEKQALAAIGQTYLMQAYQRHLPDISLAQILLTRQDLEHPARRANSANTIQRLLEWGALPIVNENDTVAHEEIRIGDNDTLAARVAGLIEADLLILLSDVDGLYTEDPRQDPDAQHIATVPWVSAELLNRHMASKGPWGTGGMHTKLLAARIAQEHGIPTILADSSTYGILQHLIQGDPMRATYFLSQPENS; this comes from the coding sequence GTGGTGAAGATTGGGACATCAAGTTTATGTGGGGATGATGGGCGGCTAATGGACGAACGGGTCGAGAATTTGGCCCGTCAAATTGCATGGACCCGCAGACAACATCATGAACTCATTGTCGTCTCGTCAGGAGCAGTCGGAGCAGGAATTGGACATACGGGCAAACGTCCCACCAATGTTATCGAAAAGCAAGCTCTAGCTGCCATTGGGCAGACCTATTTGATGCAGGCCTATCAGCGACACTTGCCAGACATTTCTCTGGCCCAAATTCTTTTGACGCGACAAGATCTTGAGCATCCCGCACGACGTGCTAATTCTGCTAACACTATTCAACGCTTACTGGAATGGGGAGCACTTCCCATTGTGAATGAAAATGACACAGTAGCGCATGAAGAAATTCGTATTGGAGACAACGATACGCTTGCCGCGCGCGTGGCTGGCTTGATTGAGGCTGATCTTCTCATTTTATTATCGGATGTCGACGGATTATATACAGAAGATCCCCGACAAGATCCTGATGCCCAGCACATTGCAACGGTTCCGTGGGTTTCAGCAGAACTCCTCAACCGACATATGGCGTCAAAAGGTCCATGGGGAACAGGGGGGATGCACACAAAGTTATTAGCCGCCCGCATTGCTCAGGAACATGGCATTCCCACCATCCTTGCGGACAGTTCCACTTATGGAATTTTGCAACATTTGATTCAGGGAGATCCTATGCGCGCTACTTATTTCTTGTCGCAGCCCGAAAATTCATAG
- a CDS encoding sulfurtransferase TusA family protein, whose amino-acid sequence MSTPVEADLKVDASGLKCPMPVIRAKKGITSVEVGQVVEILSTDPGSMADFKAWARSTGHELLLAEQQGEVFRFLIRRMK is encoded by the coding sequence ATGAGTACTCCTGTTGAAGCCGATTTAAAAGTTGATGCATCGGGGCTCAAGTGCCCGATGCCTGTTATTCGAGCGAAAAAAGGTATCACTAGCGTCGAAGTGGGACAGGTAGTGGAAATTCTGAGTACAGATCCCGGATCGATGGCTGATTTCAAAGCTTGGGCACGGTCCACGGGTCATGAACTGCTCCTGGCAGAACAACAAGGCGAAGTCTTTCGGTTTTTAATCCGCCGTATGAAATAG
- a CDS encoding PrsW family intramembrane metalloprotease, whose translation MNLPPHRHQCENCGAPIDELLCDACRNRQAGLFAVAYRPLPNNLLLYVFTILKSRLFLGLFVFATAPILLGDLHLNIVDGMMVYFSLFWFFIFQPLMAAQLRIRSLLLDITAYVFTGTIGVLVALTVESFWINHGANLLLNSHVLFISAPAYVLFIGLTEEFAKQMIVLLIFFFNRTKKKAWSPLAYMMVGISSGLGFSAVENISYVQHGILFDVLHHSVGLGTITALTRALYTPFLHAIWAGIVAYALGIVAQRGYRDWHLAVGAYLIAAIFHGFYDASLGYGDLSILDVALSYLLFLSLLLNNRRRQYLSVSKG comes from the coding sequence ATGAACCTCCCTCCACATCGCCATCAATGTGAAAATTGCGGTGCGCCAATTGATGAATTGTTGTGTGATGCGTGCCGAAATCGTCAGGCCGGATTGTTTGCTGTTGCATATCGTCCGTTGCCCAACAACCTTCTTTTATATGTTTTCACGATTCTCAAATCCCGGTTGTTTTTAGGGTTATTTGTATTTGCTACAGCGCCAATTCTTCTAGGAGATTTACATCTCAATATTGTTGACGGAATGATGGTCTATTTTTCTTTATTCTGGTTTTTCATTTTTCAACCATTAATGGCTGCACAATTGCGTATTCGGTCCTTGCTGTTAGACATTACAGCTTATGTATTCACGGGCACGATTGGGGTATTGGTTGCCCTGACCGTGGAGTCGTTTTGGATAAATCATGGGGCTAATTTACTGTTGAATTCGCATGTATTGTTTATATCGGCTCCCGCTTACGTGTTATTCATTGGCTTGACCGAAGAGTTTGCCAAACAAATGATTGTACTGTTAATCTTCTTTTTTAATCGGACTAAAAAGAAGGCTTGGAGTCCGCTAGCCTATATGATGGTGGGAATCAGTTCGGGTTTGGGCTTTTCTGCTGTCGAAAATATTTCCTATGTGCAACATGGTATTTTATTCGACGTTCTTCATCATAGTGTGGGTCTTGGTACTATTACAGCATTAACGCGCGCATTATATACGCCCTTTTTGCATGCCATTTGGGCAGGCATTGTCGCTTATGCTTTAGGAATTGTGGCACAAAGGGGATACCGCGATTGGCATCTTGCGGTTGGGGCTTATCTGATTGCCGCAATTTTTCACGGATTCTACGATGCATCATTAGGATATGGCGATTTATCGATTTTGGACGTCGCTCTTTCGTACCTGCTCTTTTTGAGCTTGTTGCTCAATAATCGACGACGTCAATATTTAAGTGTTTCGAAAGGATAA
- a CDS encoding ATP-binding cassette domain-containing protein, whose amino-acid sequence MLSWSAVTMGFDQDNPIFNQLNLTIYPSMSVIGPSGSGKSTLLSSLLGYVSVYAGEILIDGVPADRTVVGQLISYMPQENILPWDLTLREYLSELAELDGQASIQVNKTVYDMASLVHLESVLDRRLGHMSGGMKRRALLAAVLLYPAPWVIIDEPTSGLDPEEQLTVLGLLSELSQKRHVVIATSRLEEVAALQGDIVLVLPQGQVEIMSRQQLREVALGHVFLLSEHDVDWGRSRLWQPMPDGRVKIFSDKPLPNAVSVEPTLEDGYYWYLSQRELMVS is encoded by the coding sequence GTGTTATCGTGGTCGGCAGTGACCATGGGATTTGATCAGGATAATCCTATTTTTAATCAATTAAATCTCACGATTTATCCGAGCATGTCGGTGATTGGACCGTCGGGATCAGGTAAATCGACATTGTTAAGCTCTTTGCTGGGTTACGTATCAGTTTATGCAGGGGAAATTTTGATTGACGGGGTGCCAGCCGATCGTACTGTCGTGGGACAATTGATTAGTTATATGCCCCAAGAAAACATTTTGCCTTGGGATTTGACACTGCGAGAATACCTGAGCGAATTAGCCGAATTAGACGGACAAGCCAGTATTCAGGTAAATAAAACGGTTTACGACATGGCGTCCCTTGTGCATTTAGAGTCAGTGTTAGACCGTCGGCTTGGACACATGTCTGGCGGAATGAAACGCCGCGCGCTCTTAGCTGCTGTCCTTCTCTATCCTGCGCCCTGGGTAATTATCGATGAACCGACGTCAGGTCTCGATCCTGAAGAGCAATTGACGGTACTGGGCTTATTATCAGAGCTTTCTCAGAAACGGCACGTCGTGATTGCGACCTCGCGCCTGGAAGAGGTGGCGGCTTTGCAAGGGGATATTGTCTTGGTGTTACCGCAAGGTCAAGTCGAGATCATGAGCCGGCAACAACTTCGAGAAGTAGCCCTGGGGCATGTATTTTTGTTGTCTGAACACGATGTTGATTGGGGACGATCGCGATTGTGGCAACCGATGCCTGATGGCCGGGTAAAAATTTTTAGTGATAAACCTCTTCCCAATGCGGTGAGTGTCGAACCGACCTTAGAAGATGGATATTATTGGTATTTATCACAACGCGAGTTGATGGTGTCATGA
- a CDS encoding lipoyl protein ligase domain-containing protein produces the protein MRYLDLGTVKREMSQAVYHALAQRLKPHDEITLVTVSPDRPYVCVGYHQLASREIDREFCETHQILVGRRFVGGGAVYLDHGQVFWHLLLPKPRGPVEDMYREILKAPIETYQQMGINAQFRPVNDIVVGPRKIGGTGASTMGTTTVIVGSLLFDFNVALMARVLKVPSEKFRDKMISSLSEYMTTINQELGEPPERQMVVAKLVDNFSRLLNEPVHADQLSSEEEADIEKYALKLFDPEFVYRGERGLFQSGIKIRSGVYLHEGVFKAPGGLLRLIYRVNDGVFDDVNFSGDFFMDPWDSSAVEDFQRYLCGRLVNEHNVEEASRQLFEKVSIPGVVASDIVECFRRAESTQQSPVL, from the coding sequence GTGCGGTATCTCGATTTAGGAACAGTCAAGCGGGAAATGTCTCAAGCCGTCTATCATGCATTAGCCCAGCGTTTGAAACCCCACGACGAAATAACACTGGTGACTGTTAGTCCTGACCGTCCCTATGTTTGTGTTGGTTATCATCAACTGGCCAGTCGAGAAATCGACCGCGAATTTTGTGAGACCCATCAAATATTAGTGGGTCGGAGATTTGTAGGAGGTGGTGCCGTTTATCTCGATCACGGTCAAGTTTTTTGGCATTTGTTATTGCCGAAGCCACGGGGACCCGTCGAGGATATGTACCGAGAAATTCTCAAGGCTCCGATTGAAACGTACCAGCAAATGGGAATTAATGCGCAGTTTCGCCCAGTCAATGACATTGTGGTAGGGCCACGAAAGATTGGGGGAACTGGCGCATCGACAATGGGAACGACTACCGTCATAGTGGGGAGCTTGTTATTTGACTTTAATGTGGCATTAATGGCTCGGGTCTTAAAGGTCCCGTCCGAAAAATTTCGCGATAAAATGATTTCGAGTCTCAGCGAGTATATGACCACAATTAATCAGGAACTTGGCGAACCGCCTGAACGCCAGATGGTTGTCGCCAAACTCGTAGACAACTTCTCCCGATTACTAAACGAGCCCGTGCATGCTGATCAGTTATCATCTGAAGAAGAGGCGGATATAGAGAAATACGCGTTGAAATTATTTGATCCCGAGTTTGTCTACCGGGGTGAAAGAGGATTATTTCAATCCGGAATTAAGATTCGCTCGGGCGTATATCTGCACGAAGGCGTCTTTAAAGCACCCGGTGGACTACTTCGGTTAATATATCGTGTGAACGACGGGGTTTTTGACGATGTCAACTTTAGTGGGGATTTCTTCATGGATCCATGGGATAGTTCAGCGGTGGAAGATTTTCAACGGTATCTTTGTGGACGGCTAGTGAACGAACACAATGTGGAGGAAGCATCTCGCCAGTTATTCGAAAAGGTGTCGATACCCGGGGTTGTCGCCTCGGATATCGTGGAATGTTTTCGGCGTGCTGAAAGCACCCAACAATCTCCTGTACTGTAA
- the gcvH gene encoding glycine cleavage system protein GcvH has product MAEVQGCNIPEDRYYWIEKHVWAKPEGDVVLVGLTDVAQSLAGKIIVVNLKSAGKTLARGKSGGTLESGKWVGSIPTPVAGEVIEVNGAVKANPGLVNEDPYGEGWLLKVKPTNWDEDAKALATGETGVASYREKLEQDGIHCQK; this is encoded by the coding sequence ATGGCTGAGGTACAGGGGTGTAACATACCTGAAGATCGTTATTACTGGATCGAAAAACATGTATGGGCTAAACCGGAGGGGGATGTCGTCCTTGTCGGATTGACCGATGTGGCCCAAAGTTTGGCTGGCAAGATTATCGTCGTTAACCTAAAATCCGCGGGTAAAACATTGGCCCGTGGCAAGAGTGGCGGAACACTAGAGAGTGGAAAATGGGTGGGATCTATTCCGACCCCAGTGGCAGGGGAGGTGATAGAGGTCAATGGAGCCGTTAAAGCTAATCCCGGATTAGTCAATGAAGATCCTTACGGAGAAGGCTGGCTACTAAAAGTCAAGCCTACCAACTGGGATGAGGACGCTAAAGCCTTAGCAACGGGAGAAACGGGCGTGGCTTCATACCGTGAAAAATTAGAACAAGACGGGATTCATTGTCAAAAATAG
- a CDS encoding ABC transporter ATP-binding protein yields MITSSSCLLAADHIGLSIRNEWLLKNVSFRLHRGITALIGPNGAGKTTLFRILAGIYEPSEGHLIVNLPGLPSRSRAAYVPQFPGAYPNLTPFDYLVWIGGFHGLRYDQARDRAREILLRMDLSAVAFFSGKQLDGGQKRRLALAAAWMQRQPIVLLDEPTAGLDPAGRLAFWRDLTLWNREFQIDGGYLITTHLLTEVEQYCQYVIILDKGTTRFAGSTDDLRQRAQPYSFWAKDPVVSHDHTIVAGLKSPHGIPVLSTKPETLWAYREPTVLDGYLSVIQHMGKEE; encoded by the coding sequence ATGATCACTTCTTCATCCTGTTTGCTTGCGGCCGATCACATAGGCCTATCTATCCGTAATGAATGGCTTTTAAAAAATGTTTCATTCCGTTTACATCGTGGGATAACCGCGCTCATCGGACCCAATGGTGCTGGGAAAACCACGCTCTTTCGTATTTTGGCCGGTATCTATGAACCTTCTGAGGGACATTTGATAGTGAATTTGCCGGGTCTTCCTTCGCGTTCCCGAGCCGCATATGTTCCCCAGTTTCCAGGAGCTTATCCGAACCTTACGCCCTTTGACTATCTGGTATGGATTGGTGGATTTCATGGGTTGAGGTATGATCAGGCCAGAGACCGTGCGCGGGAGATTTTGTTGAGGATGGACCTGTCTGCTGTGGCTTTTTTTTCCGGTAAACAACTTGATGGGGGTCAGAAGAGGAGATTAGCCTTGGCCGCCGCATGGATGCAAAGGCAGCCTATTGTTTTATTGGATGAACCGACCGCAGGACTTGACCCGGCTGGACGATTGGCCTTCTGGCGGGATTTGACGTTATGGAACCGCGAATTCCAGATCGATGGCGGTTATCTGATTACAACCCATTTATTAACCGAAGTTGAACAATATTGCCAGTATGTCATTATTTTAGATAAAGGGACGACACGATTTGCGGGTTCAACGGATGACTTGCGTCAAAGAGCCCAACCTTACAGTTTCTGGGCCAAAGACCCTGTTGTATCTCACGATCACACGATTGTGGCGGGGCTGAAATCTCCCCATGGAATTCCCGTATTAAGCACGAAACCTGAAACGCTGTGGGCCTACCGTGAGCCCACGGTGTTGGACGGGTATTTGTCAGTTATTCAACATATGGGAAAGGAGGAGTAA
- a CDS encoding GAF domain-containing protein, with translation MAELADYQKAIDRITQWKNQGPDDVAVMANVVAQIRQLWPAWCWIGFYRVFHLGHDLILGPFYGDPAPSLILWGQGVVGSCAAERAVQIVGSIKKFPGYIAAIAETKCEVGLPLIRDNHLYAVLDCQSPEVDGIDLVAVEWLGQMASLLS, from the coding sequence ATGGCTGAACTTGCTGATTACCAAAAGGCAATTGACCGGATTACCCAGTGGAAGAATCAGGGACCTGATGATGTTGCCGTAATGGCGAATGTTGTAGCCCAAATACGTCAATTGTGGCCTGCTTGGTGTTGGATCGGATTTTACCGTGTCTTTCATTTAGGACATGACTTAATCCTGGGGCCATTTTATGGGGACCCAGCGCCATCTCTTATTTTGTGGGGCCAAGGGGTTGTGGGATCCTGCGCGGCTGAACGTGCGGTGCAAATAGTCGGGTCCATTAAGAAATTTCCCGGTTACATTGCCGCGATTGCGGAAACTAAGTGCGAAGTTGGACTTCCTCTCATCCGTGATAACCATCTCTATGCGGTGTTGGACTGTCAATCACCTGAGGTGGACGGAATCGATTTAGTGGCAGTAGAATGGCTAGGTCAAATGGCCTCGCTATTAAGTTAA
- a CDS encoding glutamate-5-semialdehyde dehydrogenase, whose amino-acid sequence MDMLQQMLEASRRAQKTLALSPGEKRNQILETMASLLAERREMILAANQNDIERAIDLSPALMKRLELTEAQLMRLIDGIHVVIRQPDPLGQGEGQRRLPNGLTIEAVHVPLGVIGLVFESRPGVAIEATALIIKSGNAAILRGGHEAMESIRVITDCWQDAITANGFDKELVQAILDPDRQYVTDLMHLHGLDLLIPRGGPGLIQKVVNEATVPVIETGVGNCHVYVDDGADIGMAVDIVTNAKVSNPGVCNAAETVLVHRDMAAKFLPALEQHLNSYGVTLHADSSSRPYLSFAVPATEEDFATEYLSLDLAVKIVESIDEAIDHIARYGTKHSEAIVTNDYSRGEYFLNAVDAAVVYWNASTRFTDGYEFGMGGEVGISTQKLHARGPMGLLALTTWKWIAKGHGQTR is encoded by the coding sequence GTGGATATGCTGCAACAGATGTTAGAAGCAAGCCGTCGGGCGCAAAAAACCTTGGCCCTGAGTCCTGGGGAAAAGCGAAATCAGATTTTAGAGACCATGGCATCGTTATTAGCGGAGCGACGCGAGATGATTTTAGCAGCGAATCAAAATGACATCGAACGTGCCATCGATTTATCTCCGGCATTGATGAAGCGCCTCGAACTGACAGAGGCACAATTGATGCGCCTCATCGATGGGATTCATGTGGTAATACGGCAACCCGATCCCCTAGGCCAAGGCGAGGGACAACGGCGTTTACCTAATGGATTGACCATTGAAGCAGTCCATGTGCCTTTAGGGGTCATTGGTTTAGTATTTGAAAGTCGACCCGGTGTGGCCATTGAAGCTACTGCCCTCATTATCAAATCAGGAAATGCTGCCATATTGCGAGGAGGTCATGAGGCAATGGAATCCATTAGGGTTATCACCGATTGTTGGCAAGATGCGATAACCGCAAATGGATTCGATAAGGAGCTGGTGCAAGCTATATTGGACCCGGATCGTCAATATGTGACCGACTTGATGCATTTACATGGTCTTGATTTACTCATTCCTCGAGGAGGTCCGGGTCTTATTCAAAAAGTGGTCAATGAAGCGACCGTACCGGTTATCGAAACAGGCGTCGGAAATTGCCATGTGTATGTGGACGATGGGGCAGACATTGGTATGGCCGTGGACATAGTGACCAACGCTAAAGTCTCAAATCCCGGAGTCTGCAATGCTGCCGAAACCGTACTGGTGCACCGCGATATGGCTGCCAAGTTTCTTCCTGCGCTAGAACAGCATCTAAATTCCTATGGAGTGACATTGCATGCAGATTCCTCGTCTAGACCTTATTTATCGTTTGCTGTTCCGGCGACGGAAGAAGATTTCGCCACAGAATATTTAAGTCTCGACTTGGCGGTCAAAATTGTGGAGAGTATCGATGAGGCCATTGACCATATCGCCCGATATGGGACGAAACATTCTGAAGCCATCGTCACCAACGATTATTCGCGTGGAGAATATTTCTTAAACGCGGTGGATGCCGCGGTGGTCTATTGGAATGCATCCACACGTTTTACCGATGGGTATGAATTTGGAATGGGCGGTGAAGTAGGAATTTCCACCCAGAAACTTCATGCCAGGGGACCCATGGGACTCTTAGCGTTAACGACATGGAAATGGATCGCCAAGGGACATGGGCAAACTCGTTAG
- a CDS encoding biotin/lipoyl-containing protein, producing the protein MSQVFACEFPDHLWFDVERDVWIESLPSGILRIGMTDPAQTRAGKILHVRGRPGKAVKAGKNVATIESAKWVGPFPAPVDGTVVRVNEIVLSDPNMINRDPYGEGWVAELQPGSEWLSPHLIKGSDVAAIYREKLQEEGITCMRCAPIEETTTSDSDDDL; encoded by the coding sequence GTGTCACAAGTATTTGCATGTGAATTCCCCGATCATTTATGGTTTGACGTGGAACGTGATGTGTGGATTGAGAGCTTGCCTTCAGGCATATTGCGTATTGGAATGACCGATCCTGCTCAAACGCGCGCAGGAAAAATTCTTCATGTGAGAGGACGGCCTGGAAAAGCCGTCAAAGCTGGAAAAAATGTGGCGACTATCGAATCAGCGAAGTGGGTAGGTCCATTTCCTGCGCCGGTCGATGGTACGGTTGTGCGTGTGAATGAGATCGTTTTGAGCGATCCCAACATGATTAATCGCGATCCCTATGGAGAAGGATGGGTAGCCGAACTGCAACCAGGGAGTGAGTGGCTGAGTCCACATCTGATAAAAGGTTCAGATGTCGCGGCCATTTACCGGGAAAAGCTTCAAGAAGAAGGGATTACCTGTATGCGTTGCGCCCCGATTGAAGAGACCACAACGAGCGACTCTGATGATGATTTATGA